The DNA sequence TTTACCACAGTTCCTCTTTGTTATTATGAGTTTCTCTTCCTCAGGTGCCAAAGCCCAAAACAATTTCCTTCAAGGTCCCAATTCAGCTGCGAATTCTCTCGTCGTTGAAGTGAACTATCTCCGCAACCAAAGCGGTATCAACAAAGCTACACTGGAGGCCCAGTCTGCACTGGCGAAAGAGCGTACCGACCATTTCCAGCTAAAGATGcaagtgaagcagcagaaggCCCTCACTGACAGCTTTCAGGGACGGATTGAGACGCTTCAGACAcagagggcaaatctgcagtCTAATAAAACCACCTTAGGTAAAGCAGACTGTACAGTAACCCTGTacaatgtatgtatttgttattCCTCACAGTatatttaagaaatgtttttaaaagctcacaaaaatctttttttttttttttggtccgtTTCCCAATCTCCTGTTGCAACAGAGGAAAACTGTGGCAGATGCCGACCAGGATGGATTGTCCTTAAATCATCCTgctattatttttcttctcgCCAAGCGGCTAACTCTAAAAAGAACTGGCTGGACAGCAGAGCAGATTGTATTCAACAAGGAGGCGACCTGCTTGTGATAAATACATTGGAGGAGCAGGTGGGTcgaaaaacaaaggaaaggaaaagtgTCACTGAAAGAAAATTGTTTAAGCCTGgcaggatttttttaaagagacacgCTAAAACAAAGTGGTCAGACCGAGGATGAATAGAGGCGCTGCAGAAATCGATGGTATGGCAATATTAAAGCATTCTAGCTGGCtgccacaaacaaacatatgttgtgtttgttgttaagAGTAGGAAGCCAAATGAGAAGAAACCTTTGAGGTCTGTTCTTTCATACAGTACGAGAAGCTTGAAAAGTAAGATATGAACTCCTTTGCTTTCTTACAGCAATTCATGAGTGACAATGTGCCAAGGCTGAGCTCTCCCGTGTGGTGGCAGAGCGGATATTGGATTGGCCTCACTGATGTTGCGATGCCGGGTGCGTGGGTCTGGGTTAACAACGTGACTGAGGTGGACACAGCGTAAGCGGCATTATCTTACTGACTTTCAACACTTGCCTTTGATTTATGTAGTTCACTACATGATACATCCATGACAAACCAATATAGTAATATCatataatatactttttttgtttttttatccaaGGTACTGGAGATTCGGGCAGCCTAACCATAATGGACCTCAGAGTGGGAactgtgctgctttttattACCATTCTGATAATGTAAAGACGTGGTACAATGGAAACTGCCAGGACCATCAGTTGAGCTGGATATGTGAGATGGAGCCAAGCTAGACAAGAAACTTCCCAAAATGTAGATACTTTAAAGTTGAACGCTTTCTTCCGGTATATATGGaataacaacacacacctgtgtgctAGTGTGCAGTAGACAAtgccttttctgtcatttttgtttaagcagaaaataactttttctcGGTGTGAAAATGCCAGAAATCTCTATCTCAGTCTCATAAAGCACAAGATGTCCAGTTGTATGTGGAAGAAAATGTTGTGCTTtgactgaataaaaataaagtgaaaccTACAGAAAgcttgactgtttttttgtggtcaGAAAATAACATTCCTCCTCAAATTCCCTGTAAATATTTAACTAATGAACcagatttttctgtttgtgatgttacacacacacacacagacacacacacacacacacacacacagggcaacGTCCTGACAAATAGTCTCTCCTGGACAAATATGTCAGACTGCTCTCGTCTGAACAGTCAAAATGGAGGACACAGAAAGTTCAGGTGGTACTTTTGATGGCGGATATAACAAACTGATTAGTCAAGAGGACTTCGGCACAGATGAGAATCCTCTCTACTCAAGACAAGACAAGCCACAAGGTACAgttgatgaaaaatgaattaattaagaAGAATGCTTTAATATATGATCTCTTCTTTTGATACTGGTACCGGCTTCTAAAATAGTGCAGGAAATAGTATTGGCAActtcatttataaaaatgttttgttaaaagttaTTAAATGCATCGGTTTTATCATCTTTAGAAATATACAGATAAGGGACAAGTTAAAGTAGAAAAACTCTGTCTGAGCAGGATCCCAGAACCATCATCcctcagttgttgttgtttttttttgtcctttacCTTTGTCATCcatctggtttttttttgttaatactGAACTATACTGCTATGATTATAGCCTTGATACTGATCCACCACTCCTCTGTGCAGTGTCCATGTCCATGGTGAGACCCGAATCCATTTTGAATCATTACAAGCGGCTCACAGTCAGCCTGACGGTGCTGGCTGTCATTCTACTGGCAGTTGATATTGGCCTGGGAGTCTACTGTAAGTTACTGTTAACCTACAAAACACTCCTAGATTGAAAATagtgtgaaaatgttgtggTGTTAGTCCTGAAGTGACATTACATGAATGATTCATAAtattcaaactgtgtttcacaCAGTGGTGTTTTATAAAGTCTTCCAACAAAAGCAAAGTCATAAGAGGAGCCATTGAaagtttaaatgtaatgtaactagAGGTGGCGTGTAACTGATCACATCTACTTAAATACTGTACTTTACTTACACTTCCACCTACATTTAGTGGATGATAGTTGTATACTTAAAGTTTTGAATTCAGATTAAGATTTCCTCAgtgaaactacatagtgctcctttagACTGTAGGCAATTGTATAAGTGCCGGAAAGCATGTAAACCGGTATTTATGTGGCTGAAACTTCAAGTCAGATTCCGACTCAAATCTTCATCATATACAGATAGAAAGCTCACTGATGGGGAGCGTATTGTGATGGACATCAGCGGTGAGGTGTCCAAATTGCAGGCTTCATACAACACGGCAATCCAACGCAGGGACGAAGCCAAGAAACAATTGGCACAAGCGATCAGTGAGCAGCAACTAACCAAGTGGGAGCTTGAACACGAGAAGAGAAGAACTAAAGACTACGAGAAGCAGACTGACAGAATTAGAATGGAAATAGCAGCGTTGAAATCCCATATGCCAATGATAAGtgagagccttttttttaattttttttttttacgttttatCAAATACATGAGAATTGACTGAACCGACAGCACATcatgtttccattttctttgGTAACAGAGGAAGGCTGCAGACACTGTTTACCAGGATGGACATACACAAACTCACTGTGTTACTACTTTGCCTTCTCCGAAGCCATTTCACGCAGACCATGGCAGGAAGCCAGGCTGTTCTGCACAAGAAGAGGCGGCGACTTGGCAGTGgtagacagcagagagaaacacgTAAGACTTGACATTTAGtcaacacatttccacacaaaAATCTGCATTTCCTTTCCTTGCAATTCCTTTTCATAATGATTTAGAG is a window from the Acanthopagrus latus isolate v.2019 chromosome 16, fAcaLat1.1, whole genome shotgun sequence genome containing:
- the LOC119005179 gene encoding C-type lectin domain family 4 member M-like: MEDTESSGGTFDGGYNKLISQEDFGTDENPLYSRQDKPQVSMSMVRPESILNHYKRLTVSLTVLAVILLAVDIGLGVYYRKLTDGERIVMDISGEVSKLQASYNTAIQRRDEAKKQLAQAISEQQLTKWELEHEKRRTKDYEKQTDRIRMEIAALKSHMPMIKEGCRHCLPGWTYTNSLCYYFAFSEAISRRPWQEARLFCTRRGGDLAVVDSREKHLAISELLNNYQDPSRHISHSGFWIGLRDVEEEGIWKWQDGTRLSEGYWNDGEPNNSGNEDCAAAYPRSNPYKSWNDAPCSHDLKWICEMAPRLTS
- the LOC119034272 gene encoding C-type lectin domain family 4 member G-like encodes the protein MDTMQSQSEPEDEMSSQQEVSRDFNTHGHSGSHHKSSGQGMFTEKGRSAFSRHRVVILSLGLLNAVLLLTAAVIGIYCAKAQNNFLQGPNSAANSLVVEVNYLRNQSGINKATLEAQSALAKERTDHFQLKMQVKQQKALTDSFQGRIETLQTQRANLQSNKTTLEENCGRCRPGWIVLKSSCYYFSSRQAANSKKNWLDSRADCIQQGGDLLVINTLEEQQFMSDNVPRLSSPVWWQSGYWIGLTDVAMPGAWVWVNNVTEVDTAYWRFGQPNHNGPQSGNCAAFYYHSDNVKTWYNGNCQDHQLSWICEMEPS